One stretch of Jiangella gansuensis DSM 44835 DNA includes these proteins:
- the aroB gene encoding 3-dehydroquinate synthase, with protein MPAESDSAVPVTRIPVGGEYPYDVVVGTGLLGELPGLLGAGVQRVAVIHPGALRTTADAVRDDLLAQGLEAHAVEVPDAEEAKSADVAAYCWSVLGRIGMTRSDAVVGIGGGATTDLAGFVAASWLRGVRWVPIPTTVLGMVDAAVGGKTGINTAEGKNLVGAFHPPAGVLCDLAALESLPVNEYVAGLAEVVKAGFIADPTILDIVEADPAGAAKPDGPYVRELVERSIRVKADVVGADLRESGLREILNYGHTLGHAIEKLERYSWRHGAAVSVGMVFAAELGRLAGRLDDDTADRHRRVLELLGLPTTYDGGAWSRLLDTMRIDKKSRGDRLRFVVLDALAKPGILEAPDPQLLAAAYAEVARSE; from the coding sequence ATGCCGGCTGAATCCGATTCCGCCGTGCCTGTGACCCGTATCCCGGTCGGCGGCGAGTACCCCTATGACGTCGTCGTCGGCACCGGCCTGCTCGGTGAGCTGCCCGGGCTGCTCGGCGCGGGCGTCCAGCGGGTCGCCGTCATCCATCCGGGCGCGTTGCGCACCACGGCCGACGCGGTCCGCGACGACCTCCTCGCCCAGGGCCTGGAGGCGCACGCCGTCGAGGTCCCCGACGCCGAGGAAGCCAAGTCCGCCGACGTCGCCGCGTACTGCTGGTCGGTGCTCGGGCGCATCGGCATGACCCGCTCCGACGCCGTCGTCGGCATCGGCGGGGGAGCCACCACCGACCTCGCCGGGTTCGTCGCCGCCTCGTGGCTGCGCGGGGTGCGCTGGGTGCCGATCCCGACGACGGTGCTCGGCATGGTCGACGCGGCCGTCGGCGGCAAGACCGGCATCAACACCGCCGAGGGCAAGAACCTCGTGGGCGCGTTCCATCCGCCGGCCGGTGTGCTGTGCGATCTGGCCGCCCTGGAGTCGCTGCCGGTGAACGAGTACGTCGCCGGCCTGGCCGAGGTGGTGAAGGCCGGCTTCATCGCCGACCCCACCATCCTGGACATCGTCGAGGCCGACCCCGCCGGCGCGGCCAAGCCCGACGGGCCGTACGTACGTGAGCTGGTCGAGCGGTCCATCCGGGTCAAGGCCGACGTCGTCGGCGCCGACCTGCGCGAGTCCGGGCTGCGGGAGATCCTCAACTACGGCCACACCCTCGGTCACGCCATCGAGAAGCTCGAGCGCTACTCCTGGCGCCACGGCGCGGCGGTCTCTGTCGGCATGGTCTTCGCGGCCGAGCTGGGCCGGCTGGCCGGGCGTCTCGATGACGACACCGCCGACCGGCACCGCCGCGTGCTCGAGCTGCTCGGCCTGCCGACCACGTACGACGGGGGCGCCTGGTCGCGACTGCTCGACACCATGCGCATCGACAAGAAGAGCCGCGGCGACCGGCTGCGCTTCGTCGTTCTCGACGCCCTTGCCAAGCCCGGCATCCTCGAGGCGCCCGACCCCCAGCTGCTCGCGGCCGCCTACGCCGAGGTCGCGCGCTCGGAGTAG
- the aroC gene encoding chorismate synthase, whose protein sequence is MLRWLTAGESHGPALVAVLEGLPAGVEVTTADIDAALARRRLGYGRGARMKFEADAVTVLGGLRHGRTLGSPVAIQVGNTEWPKWQQVMSADPVDPDELAGLARNAPLTRPRPGHADLAGMQKYGFEESRPVLERASARETAARVALGAVASAFLAQAYGIRLVSHTVELGTVAVPAGSPLPTADDVDALDADPLRCFDADTSKLMVAEVDAARLEGDTLGGVVEVVVTGMPPGVGSYVHGDRKLDARLAGALMGIQAIKGVEVGDGFELARTRGSKAQDEIVPVDGGGVRRTSGRSGGVEGGMSTGETLRVRAAMKPISTVPRSLRTIDTATGDVAKAHHQRSDVCAVPAAGVVTEAMVALVVAELALEKFGGDSVPETARNLKAYLEAIPPALAVR, encoded by the coding sequence ATGCTCAGATGGCTGACAGCGGGGGAGTCGCACGGCCCCGCCCTGGTCGCGGTCCTCGAAGGGTTGCCGGCCGGTGTCGAGGTGACCACGGCCGACATCGATGCCGCGCTGGCGCGCCGCCGGCTCGGCTACGGCCGGGGCGCGCGCATGAAGTTCGAGGCCGACGCGGTCACCGTCCTGGGCGGGCTGCGGCACGGCCGCACGCTGGGCAGCCCCGTCGCCATCCAGGTGGGCAACACGGAGTGGCCGAAGTGGCAGCAGGTGATGTCGGCGGACCCGGTCGACCCGGACGAGCTGGCCGGTCTGGCCCGCAACGCCCCGCTCACCCGGCCCCGTCCCGGTCACGCCGACCTCGCCGGCATGCAGAAGTACGGCTTCGAGGAGTCCCGTCCGGTGCTCGAGCGGGCCAGCGCGCGCGAGACGGCAGCCCGGGTGGCGCTCGGCGCGGTGGCGTCGGCGTTCCTCGCGCAGGCCTACGGAATCCGGCTGGTCAGCCACACCGTCGAGCTGGGGACGGTCGCCGTCCCGGCCGGTTCGCCGCTGCCCACGGCCGACGACGTCGACGCGCTCGACGCCGACCCGTTGCGCTGCTTCGACGCCGACACCAGCAAGCTCATGGTCGCTGAGGTCGACGCCGCGCGCCTCGAGGGCGACACCCTGGGCGGCGTCGTCGAGGTCGTCGTCACCGGCATGCCGCCGGGTGTCGGCAGTTACGTGCACGGCGACCGCAAGCTCGACGCCCGGCTGGCCGGCGCGCTCATGGGCATCCAGGCCATCAAGGGTGTCGAGGTCGGTGACGGCTTCGAGCTCGCCCGCACCCGTGGTTCGAAGGCCCAGGACGAGATCGTGCCCGTCGACGGCGGCGGGGTGCGGCGCACCTCGGGTCGCTCGGGCGGCGTCGAGGGCGGCATGTCCACCGGCGAGACACTGCGGGTCCGCGCCGCCATGAAGCCCATCTCCACCGTCCCGCGCTCGCTTCGCACCATCGACACCGCCACCGGCGACGTCGCCAAGGCCCACCACCAGCGCTCCGACGTGTGTGCGGTGCCGGCCGCCGGGGTGGTCACCGAGGCCATGGTCGCGCTGGTGGTCGCAGAGCTGGCGCTGGAGAAGTTCGGCGGCGACTCCGTGCCCGAGACCGCCCGCAACCTCAAGGCGTACCTCGAGGCCATCCCGCCCGCGCTGGCGGTGCGCTGA
- a CDS encoding shikimate kinase, translated as MAPRVVVVGPPGAGKTTVGRLVARRLGVGFRDTDVDIERAAGKPISDIFIEDGEPAFRELERDAVATGLAEHDGVLALGGGAVGSEHNRKLLAGHLVVFLDVGLADAVSRVGLNRDRPLLLESPRAQLKRLLDERRPLYLDVAAVTVDTGGRTPDDVADEVARHAG; from the coding sequence ATGGCGCCACGGGTGGTCGTCGTCGGCCCGCCCGGAGCCGGCAAGACAACGGTCGGGAGGCTCGTGGCGCGGCGCCTCGGGGTCGGATTCCGCGACACCGACGTCGACATCGAGCGGGCGGCGGGCAAGCCGATCAGCGACATCTTCATCGAGGACGGCGAGCCGGCCTTCCGGGAACTCGAGCGCGACGCCGTCGCCACCGGGCTGGCCGAGCACGACGGCGTCCTGGCCCTCGGCGGCGGCGCGGTCGGCTCCGAGCACAACCGCAAGCTGCTGGCGGGTCACCTGGTGGTCTTCCTCGACGTGGGCCTCGCCGACGCGGTGTCCCGGGTCGGCCTCAACCGCGACCGGCCGCTGCTGCTGGAGAGCCCCCGCGCACAGCTCAAGCGCCTCCTCGACGAGCGGCGCCCGCTCTACCTGGACGTCGCCGCGGTGACGGTCGACACCGGTGGCCGCACGCCCGACGACGTCGCCGACGAGGTGGCCCGCCATGCCGGCTGA
- a CDS encoding type II toxin-antitoxin system prevent-host-death family antitoxin → MEAHWQVQEAKQRLSELLRKVADEGPQFVTRHGEEVAVVIDIVRYRELIGVDVRADFKHALTSSAAPSNDVSAVLDEIVAERALDLPRDVDLAGRA, encoded by the coding sequence ATGGAAGCGCATTGGCAGGTGCAGGAAGCCAAGCAGCGGCTGAGCGAACTACTGCGCAAGGTCGCGGACGAGGGCCCGCAGTTCGTGACGCGGCATGGTGAGGAGGTGGCTGTCGTGATCGACATCGTGCGATATCGCGAACTCATCGGCGTCGACGTCCGGGCGGACTTCAAGCATGCCCTGACCAGCTCCGCAGCACCGTCGAACGATGTCTCCGCCGTCCTCGACGAGATCGTGGCCGAGCGCGCGCTCGACCTGCCCCGCGACGTCGACCTGGCCGGCCGCGCGTGA